The proteins below are encoded in one region of Ephemeroptericola cinctiostellae:
- the infB gene encoding translation initiation factor IF-2, with translation MINTTVDLFAQELKMPVDVLLEQLRGAGVDKSSGGDVLTETDKTALLSSLRRSHGAVDDGKKKITLTRKSTSEIRQADATGKTRTVQVEVRKKRTFVAREEAAAPVVQQEEELAPVAVEPVTEIVASIPAAPILDDAEIKKREAEFARTQELLARQEADARARVERETAVIKPVEVAAAPVEPAQIQMVASVQPKKKETPPVAPVEKKQTKEQVRAARELEAAKADAEQARASLEQARAERQVQSNSLDAERERRRQAAEAEAANIKQMMSQPARTLVAKPIEGTLHKPNKPEGTAVKKPVVVATMETTASVREDAKKGGKGVPGKSAGDGARGRGGMKTRGGMVDDRSRRGGGKKNRHQAEHNDEVGSFNAPTEPVVKEVHVPETISVADLAHKMAIKAIEIIKVLMKMGQMVTINQVLDQDTAMIVVEELGHKAFAAKLDDPDAFLEEGVEGEHHDAELLPRAPVVTVMGHVDHGKTSLLDAIRRARVAHGEAGGITQHIGAYHVETDRGMITFLDTPGHEAFTAMRARGAKATDIVILVVAADDGVMPQTKEAIAHAKAAGVPLVVAINKIDKPDANSERVKNELVAEGVVPEEYGGDSPFVEVSAKKGTGLDELLEQVLLQAEVLELKAPVDAPAKGLVIEARLDKGRGSVATILIQSGTLRKGDVLLAGTTYGRVRAMLDEDGKNINEAGPSIPVEIQGLSDVPAAGEEVMVLADERKAREIANFRQGKYREVKLARQQAAKLENMFEVMTGEGGSTVEVQNLTLLIKADVQGSQEALVQSLQKLSTEEIKVQVVHGGVGGISESDINLAIASGAVIIGFNTRADAQARKLAESNGVDIRYYNVIYDAVDEVKAAMTGMLSPEKKEEMLGLVEIRQVIKATKIGTIAGCMVLEGMVKRGAMVRILRNNIVVHTGELESLKRFKDDVKEVKEGFECGLSIKNFTEIEEGDQLEVFEIKEVARTL, from the coding sequence ATGATAAATACGACGGTAGACTTGTTCGCGCAAGAGCTCAAAATGCCAGTGGATGTGCTGTTGGAGCAATTGCGTGGAGCAGGCGTTGACAAATCATCGGGTGGTGATGTTCTGACCGAAACCGATAAAACAGCGTTATTGTCATCGCTGCGCCGTTCGCATGGTGCGGTGGATGATGGCAAAAAGAAAATCACTTTGACGCGTAAGTCAACCAGTGAAATTCGCCAAGCCGATGCAACAGGTAAGACCCGCACGGTACAAGTTGAAGTGCGTAAAAAACGCACCTTTGTTGCTCGTGAAGAAGCTGCTGCGCCTGTTGTGCAGCAAGAGGAAGAGCTCGCTCCTGTTGCTGTCGAGCCTGTTACTGAAATCGTTGCGAGCATTCCTGCTGCACCCATTTTAGACGATGCAGAAATTAAAAAGCGTGAAGCGGAGTTTGCCCGTACCCAAGAGTTGTTGGCACGTCAAGAAGCCGATGCGCGTGCACGGGTTGAGCGTGAAACTGCAGTGATCAAGCCTGTTGAAGTCGCAGCCGCACCTGTTGAGCCCGCACAGATTCAAATGGTCGCCTCTGTTCAACCTAAGAAAAAAGAAACACCACCTGTGGCACCTGTAGAGAAAAAGCAAACCAAAGAACAAGTCCGTGCTGCACGTGAATTAGAAGCAGCAAAAGCCGATGCGGAACAAGCCCGTGCGAGCTTGGAACAAGCCCGTGCAGAGCGTCAAGTGCAATCCAATTCTTTGGATGCAGAGCGCGAACGCCGTCGTCAAGCAGCCGAAGCCGAAGCTGCAAACATCAAGCAAATGATGTCGCAGCCAGCGCGTACTTTGGTTGCTAAACCGATTGAAGGCACCTTGCACAAACCCAATAAGCCAGAAGGCACTGCGGTTAAAAAGCCTGTTGTTGTGGCCACAATGGAAACCACAGCTTCTGTGCGTGAAGATGCCAAAAAAGGTGGAAAAGGCGTTCCTGGTAAAAGTGCAGGCGATGGCGCACGTGGTCGTGGCGGCATGAAAACCCGTGGGGGCATGGTCGATGATCGTTCTCGTCGTGGTGGTGGCAAGAAAAATCGCCACCAAGCCGAGCACAACGATGAAGTGGGTAGCTTCAATGCACCAACTGAACCCGTGGTGAAAGAAGTTCATGTGCCTGAAACCATTTCTGTGGCTGATTTGGCGCATAAAATGGCGATTAAAGCCATTGAAATCATCAAAGTATTGATGAAAATGGGTCAAATGGTCACCATCAATCAAGTGCTTGATCAAGACACTGCGATGATTGTGGTTGAAGAATTGGGTCACAAAGCATTTGCAGCAAAATTGGATGACCCTGATGCATTTTTGGAAGAAGGCGTTGAAGGCGAGCATCATGATGCCGAGCTCTTGCCGCGTGCCCCTGTGGTCACGGTTATGGGTCACGTCGATCATGGTAAAACGTCGTTACTTGATGCGATTCGTCGTGCACGTGTGGCACATGGTGAAGCGGGTGGCATCACCCAGCACATCGGTGCGTATCATGTGGAAACCGATCGCGGCATGATCACCTTCCTCGATACCCCTGGTCACGAAGCGTTTACGGCGATGCGTGCCCGTGGTGCGAAAGCGACAGACATTGTGATTCTCGTGGTCGCTGCGGATGATGGCGTGATGCCTCAAACCAAAGAAGCCATTGCCCATGCGAAAGCAGCTGGTGTGCCTTTGGTCGTGGCAATTAATAAAATTGACAAACCCGATGCAAACTCTGAACGCGTGAAAAATGAACTCGTTGCTGAAGGTGTTGTGCCTGAAGAATACGGTGGAGATTCACCATTCGTTGAAGTTTCAGCGAAAAAAGGCACGGGTTTGGATGAGTTGCTCGAACAAGTGTTGTTGCAAGCTGAAGTGCTTGAGTTGAAAGCGCCTGTTGATGCACCAGCCAAAGGCCTCGTGATTGAAGCTCGTTTGGACAAAGGTCGTGGTTCAGTGGCAACGATTTTGATTCAAAGCGGCACATTGCGCAAAGGCGATGTCTTGCTTGCGGGCACAACGTATGGTCGTGTGCGCGCCATGTTGGATGAAGATGGTAAAAACATCAACGAAGCAGGGCCTTCAATTCCTGTGGAAATTCAAGGTTTGTCAGACGTGCCCGCTGCGGGTGAAGAGGTCATGGTTTTGGCTGATGAACGTAAAGCACGTGAAATCGCTAACTTCCGTCAAGGTAAATACCGTGAAGTGAAATTGGCACGCCAACAAGCGGCGAAACTCGAAAACATGTTTGAAGTGATGACGGGCGAGGGTGGTTCGACGGTTGAAGTACAAAACTTGACCCTGTTGATTAAAGCTGACGTTCAAGGTTCACAAGAGGCTTTGGTTCAATCATTGCAAAAACTGTCAACCGAAGAGATTAAAGTCCAAGTCGTACATGGTGGTGTGGGTGGCATTTCTGAATCTGACATCAATTTGGCGATTGCTTCTGGTGCGGTCATCATTGGCTTTAACACCCGTGCAGATGCGCAAGCCCGTAAGTTGGCTGAGTCAAATGGCGTGGACATCCGTTACTACAATGTGATTTATGACGCAGTTGATGAAGTCAAAGCGGCGATGACAGGCATGTTGAGCCCAGAGAAGAAAGAAGAAATGCTGGGTCTGGTTGAGATTCGTCAAGTCATCAAAGCGACGAAAATCGGTACGATTGCAGGCTGTATGGTACTCGAAGGCATGGTCAAACGTGGTGCGATGGTTCGCATTTTGCGAAACAACATTGTTGTGCATACGGGTGAACTCGAATCGCTCAAACGCTTCAAAGACGACGTTAAAGAAGTTAAAGAAGGTTTTGAATGTGGTTTATCGATCAAAAACTTCACTGAAATTGAAGAAGGCGATCAACTCGAAGTGTTTGAAATCAAAGAAGTGGCACGTACTTTATAA
- the rbfA gene encoding 30S ribosome-binding factor RbfA, which yields MAKKPATDRTVRISEQIKKDVSVLIQREMRDPRIGLVTIQEVQLTPDYVHAKLFFTVLGADSAVTEKVLNESAGFLRNHLFKMLRIHTVPTLHFVFDSSLEKAIELSSLIDAANSTPPVED from the coding sequence ATGGCAAAAAAACCAGCCACAGACCGCACGGTACGCATTTCTGAGCAAATCAAAAAAGACGTTTCTGTTTTGATTCAACGTGAAATGCGTGATCCGCGGATTGGTCTTGTGACGATACAAGAAGTACAACTGACGCCCGATTATGTGCATGCCAAATTGTTTTTCACGGTGTTAGGGGCTGATTCGGCGGTCACTGAGAAAGTGTTGAACGAGTCCGCTGGCTTTTTGCGCAATCATTTGTTTAAGATGTTGCGCATTCACACGGTACCCACTCTGCATTTTGTATTTGACAGCAGTTTAGAAAAAGCGATTGAGTTGTCCTCATTGATTGATGCGGCCAACTCAACACCGCCAGTAGAAGATTAA
- the truB gene encoding tRNA pseudouridine(55) synthase TruB, with protein MTEKIKKIRTAINGVLLLNKPLGISSTQALGRAKWLIGALKAGHTGTLDPLADGLLPLCFGHATKLAHDLLDADKTYEARVVLGQTTTTGDVEGEVIASSDAVITRAQWDVIIPQFLGDILQTPPMYSALKKDGKPLYEYARAGIEVEREARAVRILNLETVSFDYPHVVMSVTCSKGTYIRTLAQDMGDALGVGAHLSGLRRTAVAHLQLADALTLEQLEAIPESDRIATLLPLDALLQDAPAVYLPHALAARFVQGQRLALKDVHDLNQDVVEGVTLRIYWQDSGQHAGQITSQQPPVLLGLATQTRGVLSPQTVLMTVLPE; from the coding sequence ATGACGGAAAAAATTAAAAAAATCCGAACAGCCATCAATGGCGTGTTGTTGCTGAATAAACCGCTTGGCATTTCCAGTACGCAAGCACTTGGGCGTGCCAAATGGTTGATCGGTGCATTGAAAGCAGGGCATACGGGCACATTGGATCCGCTTGCGGATGGTTTGTTGCCATTGTGTTTTGGTCATGCAACCAAACTGGCACATGATTTGTTGGATGCCGATAAGACCTATGAAGCACGAGTGGTTTTGGGTCAAACCACCACCACAGGTGATGTTGAAGGTGAAGTGATTGCATCCTCTGATGCCGTTATTACCCGAGCGCAGTGGGATGTCATCATTCCGCAATTTTTAGGTGATATTTTACAAACGCCACCAATGTATTCGGCGTTAAAAAAAGACGGCAAGCCATTGTATGAATATGCACGTGCAGGGATTGAAGTTGAACGTGAAGCCCGAGCGGTGAGGATTTTAAACCTTGAAACCGTGTCATTCGATTACCCCCATGTGGTGATGAGTGTGACATGCAGCAAAGGCACTTATATTCGCACTTTGGCTCAAGACATGGGTGATGCATTGGGTGTGGGCGCGCATTTGAGTGGTCTGCGTCGCACGGCCGTGGCGCATTTGCAGCTCGCTGATGCGCTGACATTGGAACAGCTTGAAGCCATTCCTGAGTCGGATCGTATTGCAACGTTATTGCCATTGGATGCATTGTTGCAAGATGCACCTGCTGTTTATTTACCGCATGCTTTGGCGGCGCGTTTTGTACAAGGTCAACGTTTGGCTTTGAAAGATGTGCATGATTTGAATCAAGATGTTGTTGAGGGCGTGACTTTGCGCATTTATTGGCAAGATTCCGGGCAGCATGCAGGGCAAATAACATCGCAACAACCGCCAGTTTTATTGGGTTTGGCAACCCAAACCCGAGGCGTTTTGTCACCACAAACCGTTTTAATGACTGTTTTACCTGAATAG
- the typA gene encoding translational GTPase TypA, with amino-acid sequence MTQQRALRNVAIIAHVDHGKTTLVDQLLRQSGTFRDNEKVDERVMDSNDIEKERGITILSKNCAVEYQGTHINIVDTPGHADFGGEVERVLTMVDGVLLLVDAVEGPMPQTRFVTRKALALGLKPIVVINKIDRPGSRPDWVINETFELFDKLGATDEQLDFPVVYASALNGYASLDDSEREGTMDPLFESILTNVPTREADASAPFQMQVTSTDYSTYVGKIAIGRIARGRVKAGQNVIFMDGPEGTPKTGRINRVQKFKGLDRIVVDEAEAGDIVLVDGIEELNIGTTLCAVDAPDALPMLSVDEPTLTMNFMVNTSPLAGREGKFVTSRQIRDRLEKELKSNVALRVKQTDDDTVFEVSGRGELHLTILIENMRREGFELGVSRPRVVFKEIDGVRHEPYEMLTVDVEEGNQGAIMEELGRRRGDLQDMQPDGKGRVRLEYRVPARGLIGFQGEFMTLTRGTGLMSHVFDAYEPYDPKIEMAGRRNGVLISQDDGAAVAYALWKLQDRGRMFVSHNDPLYEGMIIGIHSRDNDLVVNPIKGKQLTNVRSSGTDEAVRLVPPILMSLEYAVDFIDDDELVEVTPKSIRLRKRYLKEHERKRASREE; translated from the coding sequence ATGACACAGCAACGCGCATTGCGCAATGTGGCGATTATCGCCCACGTCGATCACGGCAAAACCACACTCGTTGACCAATTACTTCGCCAATCAGGCACCTTCCGCGACAACGAAAAAGTAGACGAACGCGTGATGGACTCGAATGACATTGAAAAAGAGCGTGGCATCACCATCTTGTCAAAAAACTGCGCGGTTGAATATCAAGGCACACACATCAACATCGTCGATACCCCAGGTCACGCCGACTTTGGTGGCGAAGTTGAACGTGTATTGACCATGGTGGATGGCGTGTTGTTGTTGGTCGATGCGGTTGAAGGCCCAATGCCTCAAACCCGTTTTGTGACCCGTAAAGCATTGGCTTTGGGTTTGAAACCGATTGTGGTGATCAATAAAATTGACCGTCCAGGCTCACGTCCTGATTGGGTCATCAATGAAACCTTTGAATTGTTTGACAAACTCGGCGCGACCGATGAACAACTGGATTTTCCAGTGGTTTATGCATCGGCATTGAACGGTTATGCATCGTTGGATGACAGCGAGCGCGAAGGCACAATGGATCCATTGTTTGAATCGATTTTGACCAATGTTCCGACACGCGAAGCGGATGCCTCTGCACCGTTCCAAATGCAAGTCACATCAACCGATTACTCAACGTATGTGGGTAAAATCGCGATTGGCCGTATTGCCCGTGGTCGTGTTAAAGCAGGTCAAAACGTGATTTTCATGGACGGCCCTGAAGGCACGCCGAAAACAGGTCGCATCAACCGTGTACAGAAATTCAAAGGCCTTGACCGCATCGTGGTGGATGAAGCTGAAGCAGGCGACATCGTTTTGGTTGATGGCATCGAAGAATTAAACATTGGTACCACCTTGTGCGCCGTTGACGCACCTGATGCATTGCCCATGTTGAGCGTTGATGAGCCAACTTTGACCATGAACTTCATGGTGAATACGTCGCCATTGGCCGGCCGTGAAGGCAAATTCGTCACCAGCCGCCAAATTCGTGATCGCCTCGAAAAAGAATTGAAATCAAACGTTGCTTTGCGTGTTAAACAAACCGATGATGACACGGTGTTTGAAGTGTCTGGCCGTGGTGAGTTGCATTTGACGATTTTGATCGAAAACATGCGCCGTGAAGGTTTTGAACTGGGCGTTTCACGTCCACGCGTGGTGTTTAAAGAAATCGACGGTGTGCGTCACGAGCCGTATGAGATGTTGACTGTTGACGTTGAAGAGGGCAATCAAGGCGCGATCATGGAAGAACTCGGCCGCCGCCGTGGTGATTTGCAAGACATGCAACCCGATGGTAAAGGCCGTGTGCGTTTGGAATACCGTGTGCCTGCACGTGGTTTGATTGGTTTCCAAGGTGAATTCATGACGTTGACGCGCGGCACAGGCTTGATGAGCCACGTGTTTGATGCCTACGAGCCATACGATCCAAAAATCGAAATGGCGGGTCGCCGCAATGGTGTGTTGATTTCTCAAGACGACGGCGCAGCAGTGGCCTACGCTTTGTGGAAATTGCAAGACCGTGGTCGCATGTTCGTCAGCCACAATGACCCATTGTATGAAGGCATGATCATTGGCATTCACTCGCGTGACAATGACCTCGTTGTGAATCCAATCAAAGGTAAACAATTGACCAACGTTCGTTCATCAGGTACGGATGAGGCAGTTCGTTTGGTTCCACCGATTTTGATGTCTTTGGAATATGCGGTTGACTTCATTGACGACGATGAATTGGTTGAAGTCACACCCAAATCGATTCGCTTGCGCAAACGCTATTTGAAAGAACACGAACGTAAACGTGCTTCGCGTGAAGAGTAA
- a CDS encoding cupin domain-containing protein — MNAINITSQLPNLLEPWSPNVLAQFDGHDIMIGLGRKDYPWHTHTDFDDVFLVIQGHLTLEMRLAEGIKRVELNAGELFIVPRNVEHRPIAKGDVYFLLIEPTAS, encoded by the coding sequence ATGAATGCAATTAACATCACATCTCAACTACCCAACTTACTTGAGCCATGGTCACCCAACGTCCTTGCTCAATTTGATGGCCATGACATCATGATTGGCTTGGGGAGAAAAGACTATCCATGGCATACACACACAGATTTTGACGATGTGTTTTTGGTGATTCAAGGGCATTTGACATTAGAAATGCGCCTTGCTGAGGGCATCAAACGCGTCGAACTGAATGCAGGCGAATTGTTTATTGTGCCTCGAAATGTTGAACATCGACCCATTGCCAAGGGCGATGTGTATTTTTTATTGATAGAACCAACCGCTTCGTGA
- the trpA gene encoding tryptophan synthase subunit alpha — MTTTGTTRLSAVLNQNKTNQRKNLVTFITAGDPDVGMTLKLMHALVAAGVDVIELGVPFSDPMADGPVIQRASERAVANGVGLHDVLALVSEFRTIDKQTPVVLMGYANPIEHMGQDEFIKQSVASGVDGALIVDYPPEESTAFAHNAQSAGLNVIYLVAPTTTEARMQSTAHIASGFIYYVSLKGVTGAGNLDVGAVKIQVAKLRGYTDLPINVGFGISDATSARAVADVADGVVIGSKLITLVETALKEGTDAVQVVSNWVADVRTALDA; from the coding sequence ATGACCACCACTGGAACCACTCGATTAAGTGCCGTACTGAATCAAAATAAAACCAATCAACGTAAAAACCTCGTCACCTTCATCACTGCGGGCGACCCTGATGTGGGGATGACACTCAAGCTCATGCATGCTTTGGTTGCGGCAGGCGTTGATGTGATTGAATTGGGCGTTCCTTTTTCGGATCCAATGGCCGATGGTCCTGTGATTCAGCGTGCCAGTGAGCGTGCAGTTGCCAATGGTGTGGGTTTGCATGATGTGCTTGCACTGGTGAGTGAATTTCGGACAATCGATAAACAAACACCTGTTGTGCTGATGGGTTATGCCAATCCGATTGAACACATGGGGCAAGATGAGTTTATTAAACAATCGGTTGCCAGCGGTGTCGATGGCGCGCTGATTGTTGATTATCCACCAGAAGAGTCAACTGCTTTTGCGCACAATGCCCAGTCTGCTGGCCTTAATGTGATTTACCTCGTCGCACCGACCACCACCGAAGCGCGGATGCAGTCGACTGCACATATTGCCAGTGGTTTTATTTACTACGTCTCACTCAAAGGTGTGACTGGTGCGGGTAATTTGGATGTCGGAGCGGTGAAAATCCAAGTGGCGAAATTGCGTGGGTATACTGATCTGCCCATCAATGTGGGTTTTGGCATATCCGATGCCACCAGCGCACGTGCTGTTGCTGACGTCGCTGATGGTGTGGTGATTGGCAGTAAGCTGATTACTTTAGTGGAAACCGCATTGAAAGAAGGCACAGATGCTGTGCAAGTGGTCAGCAATTGGGTTGCTGACGTGCGCACGGCTTTGGATGCGTGA
- the recR gene encoding recombination mediator RecR — MRPDRIQILIDALRVLPGVGPKSAQRLAFTLLQNEREGAQTLADAISDALTHLRHCEKCHTLTDQPLCNVCANPKRNDALLCVVQSPMDQLLIEQTMTYNGLYFVLMGKLNPLDGVGPKDIGIDALLKRATDGIVNEVILATHFTNEGELTAHHIAEQLTSRGLQVTRLAKGVPVGSELEQVDLGTLAQAMTGRRGAFS, encoded by the coding sequence ATGCGACCCGATCGAATCCAAATCCTCATTGACGCTTTGCGCGTTCTTCCTGGTGTGGGGCCAAAATCTGCCCAACGACTTGCTTTCACTTTGTTGCAAAATGAACGTGAAGGGGCACAAACCCTTGCGGATGCAATCAGCGATGCGCTCACGCATCTGCGTCATTGTGAAAAATGCCACACGCTCACCGATCAACCGCTGTGCAATGTGTGCGCCAATCCAAAACGCAATGACGCATTGCTTTGCGTTGTTCAATCACCGATGGATCAGCTCTTGATTGAACAAACCATGACTTACAACGGTTTGTATTTTGTGCTCATGGGTAAGCTCAATCCACTTGATGGTGTTGGCCCCAAAGACATTGGCATCGATGCGTTGCTCAAGCGCGCCACCGATGGCATCGTCAATGAAGTGATTCTTGCCACCCATTTTACCAATGAGGGTGAGCTCACCGCCCATCACATCGCCGAACAACTCACCAGCAGAGGCTTGCAGGTCACGCGGTTGGCCAAAGGTGTGCCTGTGGGCAGTGAGCTGGAACAAGTTGATTTGGGTACTTTGGCGCAAGCCATGACAGGGCGACGAGGTGCTTTTAGTTAG
- the parC gene encoding DNA topoisomerase IV subunit A produces the protein MQTTNDLMLDNDDTKVMLAQYAERAYLDYAVSVVKGRALPDVADGQKPVQRRILYSMHEMGLAHNAKPVKSARVVGDVLGKFHPHGDSSAYEALVRQAQDFSLRYPLIDGQGNFGSRDGDGAAAMRYTEVRLSPIASLLLDELDMGTVDFIPNYDGSMDEPALLPARLPFVLLNGASGIAVGMATEIPAHNLNEVAAAAVAILKRPNISDEELCTILPAPDFPGGGQITNSLDDIRTMYSTGRGSIKVRARWTIEELARGQWQLVVNELPPNASSQKILEEIEELSNPKVKTGKKALLPDQTNNKALMLSMLDRVRDESSKDAAVRLVFEPKSKNISIEDFSNFLLSNTSLEGSVSLNLVMVGRDGRPTQKSLRDILTEWVSFRQVTVHRRTAHRAQKVADRIHILEGREQVLLNIDEVIRIIRESDEPKPALIEAFHLSDRQAEDILEIRLRQLARLEAIKIEQELMALREELAGLNELLSNESVLKRLIIKEIEVDAKKFGDTRRTLLEEAKKATLEVTTVDEAMTVVVSQKGWIRTRTGHAVDVGGLTFKQGDDLCAVYPCRSIHQFYALDSKGRAYSIPVSALPGGRGDGVPLASLIDVQDGARLIHYFTGPDDSKLVIVTKQGLGFTCKANDLQSRVKAGKSFVNLAEGDAILKLMSVDSDDLYLACLANNGRLLNFLLAELKELSSGGKGVILMGLDEDVTLMDALPNDGVALLVQHNARAGKAQELRVSGGNLQPFVGGRAKKGKLIDAKLKPVGLRKLVTPSLA, from the coding sequence ATGCAAACCACCAATGACTTGATGTTGGACAATGACGATACCAAAGTCATGCTTGCGCAGTACGCTGAGCGGGCTTATTTGGATTATGCCGTTTCGGTGGTGAAGGGCAGGGCGTTGCCCGATGTGGCCGATGGGCAGAAACCTGTGCAGCGACGGATTTTATATTCGATGCATGAAATGGGTTTGGCACACAATGCGAAGCCTGTGAAATCGGCGCGTGTAGTGGGTGATGTGTTGGGTAAGTTTCATCCACACGGTGATTCATCTGCGTATGAGGCTTTGGTTCGACAGGCACAGGATTTTTCTTTGCGTTATCCGTTGATTGACGGGCAAGGGAATTTTGGTTCACGGGATGGCGATGGTGCTGCGGCCATGCGGTATACAGAAGTGCGCTTGTCACCGATTGCGTCGTTGTTATTGGATGAACTGGACATGGGGACAGTCGATTTCATCCCCAATTATGATGGCTCGATGGATGAACCTGCGTTGTTGCCTGCGCGTTTGCCTTTTGTGCTGTTAAATGGCGCGTCAGGGATTGCAGTGGGGATGGCGACGGAGATTCCAGCCCATAATTTAAATGAGGTGGCGGCTGCTGCAGTGGCGATCCTAAAGCGACCCAACATCTCAGATGAAGAGTTGTGCACGATTTTACCCGCGCCCGATTTTCCGGGCGGCGGGCAGATCACCAACAGCTTGGATGACATTCGCACGATGTATTCTACGGGGCGCGGTTCGATTAAGGTGCGCGCGCGTTGGACGATCGAAGAGTTGGCGCGTGGGCAGTGGCAATTGGTGGTGAATGAGTTGCCGCCGAATGCGTCATCGCAAAAAATCCTTGAGGAAATTGAGGAGTTGTCGAATCCAAAGGTCAAGACAGGTAAAAAAGCATTGCTGCCCGATCAAACCAATAACAAGGCTTTGATGTTGTCGATGTTGGACCGTGTGCGCGATGAATCAAGTAAAGATGCGGCTGTGCGTTTGGTGTTCGAACCCAAATCAAAAAACATTTCGATTGAGGATTTCAGTAACTTTTTATTGTCAAACACCAGCCTCGAAGGCTCGGTGTCGTTGAATTTGGTCATGGTGGGGCGCGATGGCCGACCCACACAAAAATCGCTGCGAGACATTTTAACGGAATGGGTTAGCTTCCGTCAGGTCACGGTGCATCGTCGGACAGCACACCGTGCGCAAAAAGTGGCCGATCGGATTCACATTCTCGAAGGTCGCGAACAGGTTTTGCTTAACATCGATGAGGTGATTCGCATCATCCGTGAATCGGATGAACCTAAACCTGCATTGATTGAGGCGTTTCATCTGTCAGATCGTCAAGCGGAGGACATTCTTGAGATTCGCTTGCGTCAGTTGGCTCGGTTGGAAGCGATTAAAATTGAACAAGAGTTGATGGCTTTGCGAGAAGAATTGGCGGGGCTGAATGAGCTTTTGTCCAATGAAAGTGTGCTCAAGCGTTTGATTATTAAAGAGATTGAAGTAGATGCCAAAAAATTTGGCGACACGCGTCGAACTTTACTCGAGGAAGCGAAAAAAGCCACTTTGGAAGTGACCACGGTGGACGAAGCCATGACGGTCGTCGTTTCGCAAAAAGGATGGATTCGTACGCGAACAGGTCATGCTGTTGACGTTGGTGGTTTAACGTTTAAACAGGGGGATGACTTATGTGCTGTTTACCCATGTCGATCCATCCATCAATTCTATGCCTTGGATTCAAAAGGTCGTGCATACAGTATTCCTGTGTCTGCTTTACCTGGAGGGCGCGGCGATGGCGTGCCTTTGGCATCTTTAATTGATGTGCAAGATGGTGCGCGATTGATCCATTATTTTACTGGGCCTGATGACAGTAAATTGGTGATTGTGACAAAGCAAGGATTGGGCTTTACTTGTAAAGCCAATGATTTACAAAGCCGTGTGAAAGCAGGTAAATCTTTTGTGAATTTGGCCGAAGGGGATGCCATTTTAAAATTGATGAGTGTCGATTCTGATGACTTGTACCTTGCTTGTTTGGCAAACAACGGCCGCCTGCTTAATTTTTTGTTGGCTGAACTGAAAGAATTGAGCAGTGGTGGCAAAGGTGTTATTTTAATGGGCTTGGATGAGGACGTGACACTGATGGATGCGTTGCCAAATGATGGCGTGGCGTTATTGGTGCAGCACAATGCAAGGGCTGGTAAGGCGCAAGAACTTCGTGTTTCAGGCGGTAATTTGCAACCCTTTGTTGGCGGGCGTGCAAAAAAAGGCAAACTCATTGATGCAAAATTAAAACCAGTGGGGTTGCGTAAACTGGTCACCCCATCCCTCGCTTGA